In uncultured Treponema sp., one genomic interval encodes:
- a CDS encoding helix-turn-helix transcriptional regulator encodes MGVTAFGKILRKRRIDSSEILGDMAKRLDVSSAYLSSIENGLREIPDSFVEKIAKEYGLSEAEKLELEEAQAQSKGSVNVPLGEQKDSSEYLETAVMFAKDFSKLTEQQVRLMKELLEKFQAESSGEKNGSGAV; translated from the coding sequence ATGGGAGTAACGGCATTTGGAAAAATTTTGAGAAAAAGAAGAATTGATTCTTCGGAAATTCTTGGAGACATGGCAAAGCGGCTTGACGTAAGTTCGGCTTACCTTTCTTCAATTGAAAATGGTCTGCGTGAGATTCCTGACTCTTTTGTTGAAAAAATTGCAAAGGAATACGGTCTTTCAGAGGCAGAAAAACTGGAGCTTGAAGAAGCACAGGCGCAGTCAAAGGGCAGTGTGAATGTTCCTCTTGGCGAGCAGAAAGATTCAAGCGAATATCTTGAAACCGCTGTAATGTTTGCCAAGGATTTTTCAAAGCTTACAGAACAGCAGGTCAGGCTTATGAAAGAGTTGCTTGAAAAGTTTCAGGCGGAATCTTCGGGAGAGAAAAATGGAAGTGGTGCAGTATGA